A stretch of Sinimarinibacterium sp. NLF-5-8 DNA encodes these proteins:
- a CDS encoding PaaI family thioesterase — protein MSGTDEFPDDDLSAIVRQFGEQVPHSSDLGMEVVALEADQVRMRLAPQPWLLADDDAEEICSSVLYSLADSAAGLAVFAAARELAPIATLDLRMDYLRPAAIDRALVATACCRHLTDEVAFIHCEIFSEGEAQPAATGSATFMRNTAGKRFKTVNEKEDGA, from the coding sequence ATGTCCGGAACAGACGAATTTCCGGACGACGATCTCTCGGCGATAGTGCGGCAATTCGGCGAGCAAGTGCCGCACAGCAGTGATCTGGGCATGGAAGTGGTTGCGCTGGAAGCCGACCAGGTCCGCATGCGCCTAGCGCCGCAGCCGTGGCTGCTCGCCGATGATGATGCAGAGGAAATCTGCAGCAGCGTTCTCTATTCACTGGCGGACTCCGCCGCCGGGCTCGCAGTATTCGCCGCGGCTCGGGAATTGGCACCGATCGCCACGCTGGACTTGCGCATGGATTATCTCCGACCGGCCGCCATCGACCGCGCCTTGGTGGCGACAGCCTGCTGTCGCCATCTCACGGACGAGGTCGCATTCATCCATTGCGAAATCTTCTCCGAGGGGGAAGCGCAACCGGCCGCCACGGGCAGCGCCACCTTCATGCGCAATACCGCAGGCAAACGCTTCAAGACGGTCAACGAAAAGGAAGACGGCGCATGA
- a CDS encoding PaaI family thioesterase, whose protein sequence is MSGITKLAESSADNTACTAWQPLLARIPYARHLGLEIQQGQTGIEVHLPYREALVGNSMLPALHGGVIGGLIEISARIAAQSQDAETRRPRILDCNIDYLRSARAQSTFANAEIIRQGRRTSLVQVTCRQEGASAPIASGRVQLLFPATDRRPRERA, encoded by the coding sequence ATGAGCGGCATCACCAAGCTGGCGGAGTCGAGCGCTGACAACACGGCCTGCACCGCCTGGCAGCCCCTGCTGGCGCGCATCCCCTACGCCCGGCATCTCGGGCTCGAAATCCAGCAGGGCCAGACCGGCATAGAGGTTCATCTGCCGTACCGCGAGGCCCTGGTCGGCAATAGCATGCTCCCCGCCCTGCACGGCGGCGTGATCGGCGGGCTGATCGAGATCAGCGCGCGTATTGCTGCGCAGAGTCAGGACGCGGAGACCCGCCGCCCGCGCATCCTGGACTGCAACATCGACTACCTGCGCTCGGCCCGTGCGCAATCCACCTTCGCCAATGCCGAGATCATTCGCCAGGGCCGCCGTACCAGTCTGGTGCAGGTCACCTGCCGGCAGGAAGGCGCCAGCGCGCCGATTGCCAGCGGACGGGTGCAACTACTGTTTCCCGCCACCGATCGACGGCCACGAGAACGAGCATGA
- a CDS encoding acetyl-CoA acetyltransferase → MTNTEKTTPILVGAGQVTAREPDTERTPIGLIADAARAAAADCGVAGVLGQIQSLTCLNILAPAHSDAPANLTQCLGIDPGERFYTPIGGNMGQWLVGYYADRIAAGELDCALIAGGEALATQMRGKGASLSGVIDNATGERPRLLGDDREPTNATEKRHGLDLPIQIYPLFEQALRGRYGHGPVEHRQMLGELYARFNAVAVSNPQAWRREPLSAADIAGRTPQNRMVGAPYTKHMNAIIAVDQAAALVMMSAAKARQLGIDPERWVYPLAAANAHERWFVSERADVSRSPAIAACGERLFAASGLAIDDIDHIDLYSCFPSAVQMARDALGITAQDPRPLTVTGGLAYHGGPGNNYCTHAIAEIMARIRADRSAAGLVSGVGWYMSKHSLGLYGGRPPTGGWRPIDTAGLQAEIDAGPVVDVVEQAEGKGRIETYTVMHDRTDRPAMGIVLGRLSDGRRFVANTPTDSDLLDAMTNEEFLDRTGLVHNDGKRNLFAPDG, encoded by the coding sequence ATGACGAACACGGAGAAGACAACGCCGATACTCGTCGGCGCCGGCCAAGTCACCGCGCGGGAGCCGGATACCGAACGCACGCCGATCGGCTTGATCGCCGACGCTGCCCGGGCCGCGGCCGCGGACTGCGGCGTCGCCGGCGTGCTGGGGCAGATCCAGTCACTGACCTGCCTGAACATTCTGGCGCCGGCCCATTCCGATGCGCCGGCCAACCTGACGCAGTGCCTGGGCATCGATCCCGGCGAGCGCTTCTACACCCCCATCGGCGGGAATATGGGCCAATGGCTGGTCGGCTACTATGCCGACCGCATCGCCGCCGGGGAGCTCGATTGTGCCTTGATCGCGGGCGGTGAGGCGCTGGCCACGCAGATGCGCGGCAAGGGCGCCAGCCTGTCCGGGGTAATCGACAACGCAACCGGCGAGAGGCCGCGGCTCCTCGGCGACGACCGCGAGCCGACCAATGCGACCGAGAAACGCCACGGGCTGGACCTACCCATCCAGATCTATCCGTTGTTCGAGCAGGCCCTGCGCGGCCGCTACGGCCATGGCCCGGTCGAGCACCGGCAAATGCTGGGCGAATTGTATGCCCGGTTCAATGCCGTCGCGGTGAGCAATCCGCAGGCCTGGCGCCGCGAGCCGCTATCGGCGGCCGACATCGCCGGGCGCACACCGCAAAACCGCATGGTCGGCGCCCCTTACACCAAGCACATGAACGCCATCATCGCGGTGGATCAGGCCGCCGCGCTGGTGATGATGTCGGCGGCAAAGGCCCGTCAGCTGGGTATCGACCCCGAGCGCTGGGTGTACCCCCTGGCCGCGGCCAACGCACACGAGCGCTGGTTCGTGTCCGAGCGGGCGGATGTATCCCGCTCGCCGGCGATCGCCGCCTGCGGCGAGCGGCTGTTTGCGGCCAGCGGGCTCGCTATCGACGATATCGACCATATCGACCTGTACAGCTGTTTCCCCAGCGCAGTGCAGATGGCGCGCGACGCGCTGGGCATCACGGCGCAGGATCCCCGGCCGCTGACCGTTACGGGCGGACTGGCCTATCACGGCGGGCCCGGCAACAACTATTGCACCCACGCCATCGCCGAGATCATGGCCCGCATCCGCGCCGACCGAAGCGCCGCCGGTTTGGTCAGCGGCGTAGGCTGGTATATGAGCAAGCATTCGCTGGGGCTCTACGGCGGACGACCGCCCACCGGCGGTTGGCGGCCGATCGATACAGCTGGGCTGCAAGCTGAAATCGACGCCGGTCCCGTCGTGGACGTCGTGGAACAGGCCGAAGGCAAGGGCCGCATCGAGACCTACACCGTCATGCACGATCGGACCGACCGCCCCGCTATGGGCATTGTCCTGGGCCGCCTGAGCGATGGCCGGCGCTTCGTCGCCAACACGCCCACCGATAGCGACTTGCTCGATGCCATGACGAACGAGGAATTTCTCGATCGGACGGGCCTCGTGCACAACGACGGCAAACGCAACCTGTTCGCCCCGGACGGGTGA
- a CDS encoding transglutaminase family protein, whose amino-acid sequence MNADTHDYLAPGDFIDSDHADIRAFALNRAGDGDDRQRAVRLYYAVRDEIRYDPYRFSLDPVHLRASATLAAGSGYCVPKAGLLAACARAAGIPARIGLADVKNHLASQRLLALMQTDIFYCHGYTELWLDRRWVKATPAFNIELCERFGVKALEFDGRENALMHEFDTAGRRHMQYLADHGPRADLPLAELEAVYRKHYPRLLAAPNALSGDMELELEQERAKG is encoded by the coding sequence ATGAATGCAGACACCCACGACTACCTTGCACCCGGCGATTTTATCGATAGCGATCATGCCGATATCCGGGCCTTTGCTCTGAACCGCGCCGGGGATGGCGATGACAGACAACGCGCCGTCCGGCTCTATTATGCGGTGCGCGATGAAATCCGCTACGACCCCTACAGGTTCTCGCTTGACCCCGTTCACCTGCGCGCCAGCGCCACCCTGGCCGCGGGCAGCGGCTATTGCGTGCCCAAGGCCGGCCTCCTGGCGGCCTGCGCCCGGGCCGCCGGCATTCCCGCGCGCATCGGTCTGGCGGATGTGAAAAACCACCTGGCCAGCCAACGCCTGCTGGCGCTGATGCAAACCGACATCTTCTATTGTCACGGCTATACCGAGTTGTGGCTGGACAGACGCTGGGTCAAAGCCACCCCGGCATTCAACATCGAACTGTGCGAACGCTTCGGCGTCAAGGCGCTGGAATTCGACGGCCGCGAGAATGCGCTGATGCACGAATTCGATACCGCAGGACGCCGCCACATGCAGTATCTGGCCGATCACGGCCCCCGCGCCGACCTGCCGTTAGCCGAACTGGAAGCGGTTTATCGCAAACATTATCCACGTCTGCTGGCTGCGCCCAATGCCCTCAGCGGCGACATGGAGCTGGAACTCGAACAGGAAAGGGCGAAGGGCTGA